CAGAGGTGTCAACACCTTTGGAATTGACTCTTGGGTTTTTTATAAAGGCATAATACCCACGGAAAATTAAAGCATAAGCATCAACTAAAAAAAGACGTTTTTGATCGGACATTGTTATTGAATATATTAAGAAACTGTTTAAATTTTATCTAAAAGCCATTTTTTGTTTCTTTTTGACCCATATTTCGTTGAATTTTTTTTCTAATAGCTCTGTTATTAGAAAAAAATCCGCCTCATCTGCTCCAAAAATAAGTCAAAAAAGCATCAATAAACAAAACTTAAACAGTTTCTAAGATGAAACCATCTTGTCACCTCGAGCGCAGTCGAGAGGTTTTTTTAATATTTTGTGTTAAATGAGCTCTCGACTGCACTCGAACAGACAAGAAACCAAAACTACGAAAAGTATTTTTGATTTAGGGTTTGGGAGGTTACGATTGATGAAATTTTAACTTAGAAATTGAAATCAAACGTTTAACAATTTCATAAGAAAATCAAAACGCGAAATGAGTAACTTTACAAACTAATTTTATAATTATGCTCCGTTGGGTTATTTTTCTTGTTATTTTCTTCATTCTGGATTTATATGCTTTTCAGGTATTTAAAACAATCTCAAAAAATAGTTGGTTTCATTTATCGTATTGGGTTGTTTCTATATTAGTTATTGGGAATTTTGTTTTTAACTATTATGGTTTTAACAGAAGTGATGGTTTTTCCCATACCCATGCCTATGCTTTTGGATTTTTTCTAGCGATTTTAATTCCTAAAGCGATTCTTTTTTTAGGCATGTTTGCTGAAGATGTTTTTAGAGTGCCGCAAGCTATGTATCGCTATTTTACCGAGGGAGATACCGCTAAAGGGAATTATTTTGCATCACGCAGGCAGTTTGTTAGTCAGATTGTATTGGGTCTAGCGGCCATTCCGTTGGCGTCTGTTTTATATGGTATTTATAAGGGCAAGTATAATTTTAAGGTTTTAAAATATACCTTAACTTTTGAAGATTTACCCAGTGCATTCGATGGCTATAAAATAACCCAGTTAAGCGATATCCATTCGGGAAGTTTTGATGATGTAGAGAAAGTTAAATACGCCGTAAATTTGGTTAATGACCAACAAAGTGATGTCATTCTGTTTACGGGCGATATGGTGAACAATAAAGCTGAAGAAATGCATCCCTATCTAGACATTTTTAATAAGCTACATGCTAAAGACGGTAAATTTTCGGTGTTGGGAAACCATGATTATGGCGATTATGTTACTTGGAATTCTGAAGCAGCTAAACATCAAAACTTGGAAGATTTAAAAACCATTCAAAAGCAAATTGGCTTCGATTTATTATTGAATGAAAACCGTTTTTTAGAAAAAGATGGTGAACGTATCGCTTTGGTTGGTGTTGAGAACTGGGGCACAGGTGGTTTTAAACAAGCAGGTGATTTACGGGAAGCTGCTTCGGGAATTAAAAAAGACGATTTTAAAATTTTAATGAGCCACGACCCAACCCACTGGGAAAAAGTTGTGATTGATGATGATTATCATTACCACTTAACACTAAGTGGTCACACCCATGGTATGCAGTTTGGTATTGAAATACCAGGTTGGTTTAAATGGAGTCCTGTAAAATGGCGTTACAAATATTGGGCAGGTATTTACGAAGAAATGGGGCAATACATCAATGTGAATAGAGGATTTGGGTATTTGGCATTTCCAGGACGTGTGGGGATATGGCCAGAGATTACGGTAATTGAACTTAAAAAGGGGGCAAGTACAACCTAATTTTTATGTTTTATTCATTTAAAAGATTCAAGACCGCTTTGCTAAAAGAAAATAGAATAAAGAAAATAGACAATAGACAAGTGAGACTAAAGGGCAACAAATGGATGCTCAAATGTCTATTTGCTTTTCTGTTTTAATACTCGCTAAGTAACATATCATTACAAAAAGCAAGGCCGCAAATCAGTAATCTCTTTAAAAAGCCATTGTCACTGTGTTTACAGAGAATTTCAAAAGTTTTATCGGACAACAATAATTTTTATTATACAAAGTAATTACTTACTTTTATAGTAAGGAACTCATTTTGACTTTTTTCATTTGAATGTAAAATATGGGGCAGGACAGAACGTATAAAAATAACCAGATGGGTTATTTTAGCGAACAAGCCAGCTTGCGCAAAGGGTATTTTCGCTTCAATCAAAAAAAGGAAAGATGAGTTCAATACATTATAAACACCATGTTTATTGATATTTTCGAAAAATTGCGTAGGTTTGTATAAGTACATTTGACTAATAAACAATAGAGTATGTCAAAATTTGGGGAACTAATTGATGTAGAAATTCCTGTTTTGTTAGAATTTTTCACGGATTGGAATGACCAATCTACAGCAATGCATGCCGTTTTAAGAGATGTAGCTGCTGCACTTGGCGATAAGGCTAAAGTGATTAAAATTGATGTTGAAAAAAACGAAGAGCTTGCCGAAGCGTTGCGTGTAAAAACACTGCCAACATTAATTATTTATAAAGACGGCGAAATGAAATGGCGCCAAAGCGGTGAGCAAGATGCTAATACGCTTATTGGCATCATTCAAAAGTATGTTTAATTCCTGCGAAGGCAGGAATCTCTTTTTTATATTTTTTAGGGCGTTCCCTAAAGGTCGGGCTTTCCGATACAAGTCCTCGCTCGCACCTCGCTGTGGGCTTTCCACTTCAAATGCATAGCATTCACGATTTCATCAATTTAAAATAATATGCATGAGTAATCCCTAACGCAAAACCAATTAGCATTAATTAGTTGCTTCTTTATTATATAAAAAGCGAATAATCAAAATTCTAAAGATTTAAATACAAATCCTTTTTCATTATAATATGCCATTACTTTTGGTAATGCATATTGCATATTCTTTGAGGCTTTTATACTATCGTGAAATACTACGATACTTCCGTTGGTTGCATTTGAAGTCACATTTTTTAAGCACGTTTCTTTCGATACGTCTTTATCCCAATCAAAAGAGAGTACATCCCACATAATTATTTTGTAGTTTAATTCTAGGAGTTTGTTCCCTTGTTTGGGGGTTATCTGTCCGTAAGGTGGACGGAAAAAATTCTGAACCCTGAATTCTGAATCCTGAATTTGATTCGTTATAATATTTTCAGCTTCTAAAGTGTTTTCAATGTAGTCTTTCGCCTTTGTTTTCCAGCCTTTAATATGGTTGTTTGTATGGTTGCCAATGGCATGTCCTTCGTTTAAAATGTTTTGAAAGATTTCAGGGTGTTTTTCAATATTATTTCCAATGCAAAAAAAAGTAGCTTTTGCGTTGTATTCCTTTAATGTATTTAATGTCCAATTGGTGATTT
This genomic window from Mariniflexile sp. TRM1-10 contains:
- a CDS encoding metallophosphoesterase; protein product: MLRWVIFLVIFFILDLYAFQVFKTISKNSWFHLSYWVVSILVIGNFVFNYYGFNRSDGFSHTHAYAFGFFLAILIPKAILFLGMFAEDVFRVPQAMYRYFTEGDTAKGNYFASRRQFVSQIVLGLAAIPLASVLYGIYKGKYNFKVLKYTLTFEDLPSAFDGYKITQLSDIHSGSFDDVEKVKYAVNLVNDQQSDVILFTGDMVNNKAEEMHPYLDIFNKLHAKDGKFSVLGNHDYGDYVTWNSEAAKHQNLEDLKTIQKQIGFDLLLNENRFLEKDGERIALVGVENWGTGGFKQAGDLREAASGIKKDDFKILMSHDPTHWEKVVIDDDYHYHLTLSGHTHGMQFGIEIPGWFKWSPVKWRYKYWAGIYEEMGQYINVNRGFGYLAFPGRVGIWPEITVIELKKGASTT
- a CDS encoding thioredoxin family protein; the encoded protein is MSKFGELIDVEIPVLLEFFTDWNDQSTAMHAVLRDVAAALGDKAKVIKIDVEKNEELAEALRVKTLPTLIIYKDGEMKWRQSGEQDANTLIGIIQKYV
- a CDS encoding polysaccharide deacetylase family protein, with protein sequence MTLTPVKTPLVAKKMFPNYVWDIPTNDKVLYLTFDDGPTPEITNWTLNTLKEYNAKATFFCIGNNIEKHPEIFQNILNEGHAIGNHTNNHIKGWKTKAKDYIENTLEAENIITNQIQDSEFRVQNFFRPPYGQITPKQGNKLLELNYKIIMWDVLSFDWDKDVSKETCLKNVTSNATNGSIVVFHDSIKASKNMQYALPKVMAYYNEKGFVFKSLEF